The Ziziphus jujuba cultivar Dongzao chromosome 3, ASM3175591v1 region tttaaacaacaaaaaattacccaacattataaataaaagaattattaacTGAATTTGTACAGCAATTATATACGAAAAGAACATTTGGatggtattttttttgggaCGTCATACAAATCTTTCATTTGGATGGATTATTAAGGTATCAATAATAATGTTATAGaatgtatttattttagataaatgaaaaacatattaaaaaaaaaaaacaaatattaaaacataaaaagtagAGTCAAAATAAAGCTCCAACGGACGAAGTGACCTTAGCTCGATGATCGAGCACCACTACCCGTGCCTCAGTTGCGCGGGTTCGAGTCACATAGAGGGTTGGGCGTAGgggagaccaaaaaaaaaataaataaataaataaaactccaacgaaaaaaataataatactataataaataaaaactaaaatatttaaaaatttaaaattaaaatgaataaatacaaaaaaactataaatagtTATTAATAGGTTTTAAAAACAGGTATAGTtgtaactaattaatttttaatacattattatattagtatctattaattaaataactttagttttttggggaataaaatttagtttatgatttataaatactAGCAAAAGATAATAacatttatagaaaaataaacatttgataAGGGAGGCCAATTATCTATTTAAAGAggtattttgttatatttcgAAAATTACAATAtgcatctaaaaaaattaaaaagcttatGGGGGCCATGGCCTCCCCCACCCTATAACGTGGCTCCGCCACTGGATCTATGTCTTCCTagcatattcattttattttatatattgtatttttgtgaTCATATGGTATATACTACAAAGAAGCATGAGTACtaaattttcatttcaaattgcTGCCCATTGCTTGCTGCTGGTTTACTTAATGCATACACGCAGAGAGGCAAACACTCAAGTTTAAGGACAATGTTGCCGACGAGAATGATATTATATTCCTTAGCAATGAAGAAGATAGGAAGGATTGCTGCCTTTGGAATGGAATGTACGTTGTGACAACAAAACTGTGTTGAGAAACAAATTAGGGTCTCTTTTCAATTTCTTCGGGATTTTGGTATTGATGGCAAATGGAAATTAATGAAACAAGTCAAAGTGCACGCACACACAACAACCAACATAAAATAGATagaagaaatttaaaatgtgGTTTGGCAATTAACGAAACCCCAACGTCCAGGTAGTCCACTCGCTACAAATCCACTAGCATGGTAAATAACTTTCTCTTGCTCTCTTTTGTCGACTTCTTCAGAGTTGGCCTTGATCATGGATTGGCCTTTTAGTGCATTTACCAACCTTTTTTAATAATACATCACCTATTCTGATATTTAGCAACGAAtctggaaattatattttttagaaaagctTTGCCTATTCTAGCCTTTAGcgacgctttttttttttcccctccaatttgaaagttacttttagttttgtcaaattaagattatttgataaataaattcatataaaataattgataaacaataaaattcaaataaatattggcatagaaaactaatatttcaaataaatgaaacattaactcatataataattttattattttaaaattaataatttaataaatagttaatacatatttaatagatgagaaataaaaatgtgataaatttaattattttaaaatttttattagatagttaataaaaatatgaatcgaatataataaagtattaattaagtatactaattatttttttttcaagtacatattattttcttattaagtTTTCAAGTAGTTTAAATAGTatgtttgttattaaaaaaagagaacatgCGATGCAATGTTTTACGAATTCATcacctattccatttttttttttttacttttattctttaactatttttataaaaaagaagttgtcttttctttttcttttttttaatttgaaagttgtttttagtaattttttttaattttgaaaatataggaATACGCGACACAGTTTTCAACAAATGCGTTgcttgttccaattttttttttcaatttgttccctttttttttaaaaaaaaacaaaaataaaatttaaagacttacaaatttaaaccaaaaataaattgtacttgaaaaacaaaataattagagaaaaacaataacaaagatCATAAAATGTAACAGGAAACACTATCAGAGGGatttgcatcgcctgttccctttaaaaataaaaaagctatttAAGAgacattcaaatttaaaaataaatcaaactgtacttgaaaaaaagaagttaaaaaaccACTTCAGTAATATTGCTTAAagacttgaaaaattatttaaaaagaatcTTCAAAagggttttaaaaattttatgcgtctgttctaaaattttttgacaggttttaaaatatttatgcacgcctttgaatctcttttcgTTTCTAAAACTACTCAaatacactacctaatagatgttAGATTttgaagcaatctaagagagacttgaagagtgggatattttggGTTTCGTTTTTCATTTGTCTATGTTGCTGTCGAGAAACTGGGTTTCTCTGTGTCACCCTCGTGGTtagctgggtttcttctttcttcatctccatcatttaggtgagtttcttttttctttgcggTTGGTGGAGACATATGGtgggttgggtttttttttttttttttttttgtttctttttgttttaaccACAGGTTAGGTTCATTGGGTTCTCTTAATATTCctttgtagatattttgtttgtgatgttgcttgacattgttttgctgagttcaacaagtattttatgttgaagatcaacttgattcgagatgatctgttgttttaacttcactaCAACATCATactgtacttttgttgaagaagatgttcttggagatactacgatggctcacaatccatttgttatACAGCTGccaagtgtcgatgaaaatgataatgaggatgaatgtgagagtggctatgtttgtaatgactgtaaagggatatggataaaaaaatatcttctaaataaattggtacataGATTTATCACttttgttttaagtaatatttatgatatttattattattcatttaattaattttctgatccgctttattttgagttttcaacttttaattaggagaaatgtgtcttgccaaatcttaaaaataatagtaatcttctttaaattttcatttactaaattacaaatttaataatgattaatatttatttattttgcataagtgttaataacttttttaatttttccatatgcagtatgagggtgtaatatcgtcaacaagaggatgtcaacttccatctcaatgagtatgcattcatggaagtttaatttatattgaatttgcttttgcacatacaatagtttaccaaattatgtaaaaatatgtcaatatatcatatttaatttatttgataattattttgttatgaaaatatttattttaaatttttgtattctaattattttggatgaagctagttttagtttttttaatatattttttaatatttttactattttaatcaattttctcaaaattaaaaaaagcaaatttaaaaaaaataaatcaataaaggtcgatgcattaaaaaaaacaacGTCGCCTAAAATATTTGGTGACGTTGTTTTTCCACCTTTAGTGATGTTTTCCGAAGAGTCTTGTTTCATTGGCTATTTTTAACGATGcatatatttagcgacgctttaaAAAATGGTCGCTAAACAACTTTTTAACAACTGTTTAGTATAGCTTCGCTAAATGTTAAAtcaaatgcgtcgctaaaagtggaTTATCAAATCTGACACATACGTTGAAAGGGTTGATAAaagtgcgtcgctaaaaatctgATGGAAAATATGACACATTTAATAAATTCGTTGCTAAAAGTATAgatgtgtcgctaaaaactcaaaaaataggTCACACTACTAATGCATAGCGtgttattttatggatttagcgACAAGATATTAAGTGATGTCGTGTTAtacattagtttttattttgtgcgaTGCATTAAttgcgtcatttatcaatgcgatttAGTAGTATGGGTGTGCAATAGCACAAGCCCCTTTCATTAGGGTGGtgagtatttttttaaattttttaaaaatatataaaataattttaaaaaatttaaatatcaaatgattagaaataaaaatttaaaaaaactgggccttttttagttttaggcttttcttattaaatgataattaatatctTTAAATGTTGATGTTATttgtcaaaaaacaaaattagaacACCCATAATTATCTGAAAAAGCAGGTAGCTCCAATGATTGAAAACCCCTACGTATGTTTATGAGAACACGGTTCGAATCATATGGAGGagaattttaattagtttgtaaattaagtgatttgttttttttaaaaaaaaaaaccttaattaTCTTTTACTCGAATGTTTATCTCTTGCATAAGTCACtcattttgataatttatataaatcaccttttttttctttgggcaTAAATCACTCATAggcatccaaaaaaaaaaaaactttctcaGGTTTGCactcttctaatttttttttactattaaaatctTTCTAGCCATCTTCCATCTCTTTCCATCTAAATCCAACTCTTGTCTTGTAAGATCACAACTTTGCAGTTAATTATCCCATTTGAGGAATACAGAATTTGCTATGGTTCTTCTCATGGTTGGTTGTTTTGGATAAAAACTCCTCCATGCCCATTATCTTAAACCCGCTTCGGCACCATCTTTCATCTTCCCCCTCTTACTAACCAGAAATTTAGTCATCAAGACACAAAGTTTATAATATCAAGGGATCCATCTTTGGGATCTTTCAAAGTTGTTGCAACTTCATGTATTTTCGAATGTGGTAGCCCATCTCCAATCCGGTGATGAATTCTGGTcttatttagaaattttgaagccgtattttgataatgttataTTTGATAAAGGTTACGTATTTGGTGTCCATTATGGGGTGTTTGGTGAAAGGAAAAGTATTGGAGGAAACTGATTCTTAGAAATCAGTTTCTGAGAATAAGTTTTttttagaattctttttataatgtttggttaattataaaagaaaataaaacttataagtaattaaataaatttatacattaaaattaaaagataaacttgtatttaaaaaaatatgtgaattagTTTCTCATGAAATTTTAGAATGACACATCTTTAATAGGATCCACTTTCCCTCTCAGTTTCCCATcttatgagatttattttccaCTGAGATTCACAAATTCATtctcttaaaaattatccaaataagaaaaaatttcactttcctataaaattttagattccTACTAATTTTACCATTATCCAGACACCCTATAAATGTAATAGTGAATCTTCTAATAACTACATAAAGGTTAAAGAATTAGCATCGGGTAAATAGCCATGTGATTTTCAAGATCGATACTTTGTGCATATGAACAAAGTTCATAGATACTATAAGTGGTGATCTTCTAAGAGTGCATAGATACTACGAAGATTCATATGAACAGAATTTAggcacataaaaattatataaactgGTGATAAAGAAagtagacattttttttttctcaaaaaaaaagtaaaaaaatggtaatttgaGTAGTTTTAGCAAATGTGATTTTGTTTTCACAATAAAttctttataaagaaaaaaaaaaaccataaacatACTCATTGAggtaaaagaatataaaattattttggttttgttaggaattttaataaaccaaataaatttttaaatattgcaaATTGAATCCAAAGACGTAGCAGCTCAATTTACCTATAATTGCAAGAAACAAatagcaattaaataaatattttttttaattccatttttttatgttattaagtAATTGTGTCaactaattatataattattgataagtATATGTTAGAAAAGTATTATAATACTAAGGAATTACATATAagtattatatttgtatataagtGAGAAATAAGGCCAAAAATAGATATAGTTAAGTTTAAAATAGAATTATTGATGTCACACAGTTTGGACtttggagagaaagagagaggtacAATGGGCATATCACTAATTTTAATAGGCTAAAATGgtaaaaaagtggaaaaaaaaaaaagggattaaaaaaatttgaaaaagtttgAGGGGCACCTAGGCCCCACGTAAGTCCGACCATGTATCCAAAGGAGCTATCTAATTGTGTTGATtttttagttgttattttctggTTGATTCACTGATGGCGGTgggaaatattaattaatttgctttgCAACTGGCATTTAAAATGACAGACCAGTGGGGAATTTATTCATAGCACATGAGGAATAACTGTATTCTTGATTAGAGATCACGCAATTGTGAATGACTATTTTCAAATGAGACAACTTGGAGAATTCACCATCAATTACGCAATAACAATGAATATAAAGTCTaagttcaaataattaattaatggatgCCGCGTTGCCGAGCTGGACAGCTGGGTCGTCCCTTGGAAGACTTTGGAGCTTTCCATGCTGACTTTAAAACGTATTACATAagtccatatatgtatatgttcatAATAATGGAGAATGGGAACAGAGTTAATGCCACATCTtaatcttttaaattatatatcttCCTAACTTAAATTGAATTGCAATCTATTAAGCATGAGTAGATTATCCCTTCAAACTGCAATCACAGTCAAATCGTTTCTCCTGGTTTACTTACTAGGAAGTGTTGTTGTATCCCATTTAGATTCTGGAGTTGGAAGTCTCAAAACCAAATGCATTGATGAAGAAAGGAGAGCTCTCCtcaagttcaaggacaatcttaaATCCTATAACAATGACACTCTTTCTTCTTGGGgctatgaagaagaaaagaaggatTGTTGCAGTTGGGATGGAATTGGGTGTGACAACATAAGTGGACATGTCATCATGCTAAATCTTTCACATCTTCAACTTAGTACCGGAGGTAAGTCTCTGAACCCTCCATTGACTGAGTTGCATTATTTGGTTTATTTGGACCTCAGTGGCATCGACTTGAGTGGGAACAACATCTCAACTTTGATTGGAAACAATATGTTTTCCCTTCAACACCTTGATCTTTCTTCAACTCAACTAGAAGGCTCTATTCCCGAAACTTTTGGGAACAACATGACTTCCGTTTCATACCTTGATCTTAGTTTCGGTTACTTAACAGGTCCCATTCCAAATTCTCTAGGGAACATGACTCTCCTTACACACCTCAGTCTTAGCTATAATGATTTCACGGGTTCAATTCCTGAATCATTTGCCAACCTAGAGACCTTGCATACCTCGATCTTAGCGGGAACAAGTTAAATGGTTCCATCCCAATGATTTTTGAGAACATGAGTGGTACCCTTACATATCTTGCCCTCAGAAATAGTGGGTTAGGAGGTCATATTCCAAAGAGTTTTGGGGAAAAGATGTCTGTCCTTGCAGTCCTTGACCTGAGCTATAATAGTTTAGGGGGTTCCATTCCAGAATCGTTTGGTAACATGGTCAAGTTAACATATGTTTCCCTGGAGCAGAATCTGTTAGAAGGTCGCATTCCTGAAGCTTTAGGGAATATGTCTAACCTTGAACACCTTGATCTTACCGATAATACACTTGAAGGTGAAATACCGAAATCCATTTGGGACATATGCACTTTGCGTGAATTGTACATGCCTTCAAACATTCTTACTGGTGACCTCCCTGACCTTAGTCTAACATCATCCAGCTGCACAAATCACTCTCTGCAGATGTTGGATTTACGTGACAACCGAATCATGGGGTTATTTCCTTATCTTTCATTGTTCTCCTCTTTGAAGTCCTTGGATCTTTCCTCAAATCAAATAGGTGGAAGTGTACATCCAAGTATTGGCCAATTATCACAGCT contains the following coding sequences:
- the LOC132803199 gene encoding receptor-like protein 31, yielding MSRLSLQTAITVKSFLLVYLLGSVVVSHLDSGVGSLKTKCIDEERRALLKFKDNLKSYNNDTLSSWGYEEEKKDCCSWDGIGCDNISGHVIMLNLSHLQLSTGGKSLNPPLTELHYLVYLDLSGIDLSGNNISTLIGNNMFSLQHLDLSSTQLEGSIPETFGNNMTSVSYLDLSFGYLTGPIPNSLGNMTLLTHLSLSYNDFTGSIPESFANLETLHTSILAGTS